One segment of Haliotis asinina isolate JCU_RB_2024 chromosome 12, JCU_Hal_asi_v2, whole genome shotgun sequence DNA contains the following:
- the LOC137258004 gene encoding small conductance calcium-activated potassium channel protein 2-like isoform X1, with product MATLRNGSVSGVSQQHNNERKMAGNTLIEDPGIPLVGRRKGKFAKYVDEDSMSQSSNGPLSPAVTRFDSISYKLSRRKKLLNRRRMIVNLEFTLAMVGIILMFVETELFLNKVYSKRSIASLVIKSGISISTLFLLFAVIAYHVTGIQINQTDNGLDDWRLAVTPLTYVRIFVELAVCAIHPFPGRIVLGYFDTKGHATEVSIDAVLSILMLMRLYLVAKLLVVHSRLLTDTSTQSLGALNKVKINTVFVFKALMSEKPGTMLVAIMCIIFVINSWALRTCEGYYHPDHEHTNFRNAMWVIAITFLTVGYGDITPNSDCGRFIAVTTGLMGVGTTALLVAVLAQKLEQTRAEKYVHNFVTRIQLDKRRKNAAADVIKNLLMLWRLKRKGNVTDYQHRRAYGKLLKAIHSMRNAKNERSMVGENAVGVIEISKGVNDVFEIVETMDTEQKDVKTRVEAMEEKLGRIDSKLDAIHQALVRK from the coding sequence AGGAAAATGGCGGGGAACACACTGATTGAAGATCCGGGAATTCCCCTGGTCGGACGACGGAAAGGCAAGTTCGCCAAATACGTAGACGAAGACAGCATGAGTCAGTCAAGCAATGGCCCTCTGTCTCCAGCTGTGACGAGATTCGACAGCATCAGCTACAAGTTAAGTCGGAGAAAAAAACTTCTCAACAGACGTCGGATGATTGTAAATCTGGAGTTCACGTTAGCCATGGTTGGAATAATCTTGATGTTCGTGGAAACCGAGTTGTTCCTGAACAAAGTCTACAGTAAGCGGTCAATTGCTTCTCTTGTCATTAAATCCGGCATCTCAATCAGCACTCTCTTCCTGCTTTTTGCGGTTATTGCTTACCATGTCACCGGCATCCAAATAAACCAGACTGACAATGGCCTGGACGACTGGAGGCTTGCTGTTACGCCTCTTACGTACGTGAGGATATTCGTAGAACTCGCTGTCTGCGCTATTCATCCGTTCCCTGGTCGAATAGTCCTGGGCTATTTCGACACGAAGGGCCATGCAACAGAGGTGTCTATAGACGCCGTGCTGTCAATATTGATGCTGATGAGGCTGTATCTTGTAGCCAAGCTGTTAGTGGTCCACAGCCGACTTCTCACAGACACATCTACTCAAAGTCTCGGTGCGCTCAACAAGGTCAAGATCAACACGGTGTTTGTATTCAAAGCTCTTATGTCGGAGAAGCCAGGCACGATGCTAGTGGCTATTATGTGCATCATATTTGTCATCAACAGCTGGGCGTTACGCACCTGTGAAGGATACTACCACCCCGACCATGAACACACTAACTTCCGGAACGCTATGTGGGTGATCGCTATCACGTTCCTGACTGTTGGCTACGGCGATATAACCCCTAACAGCGACTGTGGGCGGTTTATTGCAGTTACAACCGGTCTGATGGGGGTCGGCACCACTGCTCTCTTGGTAGCTGTTTTGGCTCAGAAGCTGGAGCAGACGAGAGCTGAGAAGTACGTCCACAATTTCGTCACACGGATACAGCTGGATAAGAGGAGGAAGAACGCTGCAGCTGACGTCATCAAGAATCTGCTGATGCTGTGGAGACTCAAACGGAAGGGAAACGTCACGGACTACCAACATCGCCGAGCCTACGGAAAGCTTCTCAAAGCCATTCATTCCATGAGAAACGCCAAGAACGAGAGATCGATGGTCGGAGAAAATGCTGTGGGTGTCATAGAAATCTCCAAAGGAGTAaatgatgtttttgaaataGTTGAAACTATGGACACGGAGCAGAAGGATGTCAAGACGAGGGTGGAGGCCATGGAGGAAAAACTCGGACGAATAGACAGCAAATTGGACGCCATTCACCAGGCATTAGTTAGAAAGTGA
- the LOC137258004 gene encoding small conductance calcium-activated potassium channel protein 2-like isoform X2 — MAGNTLIEDPGIPLVGRRKGKFAKYVDEDSMSQSSNGPLSPAVTRFDSISYKLSRRKKLLNRRRMIVNLEFTLAMVGIILMFVETELFLNKVYSKRSIASLVIKSGISISTLFLLFAVIAYHVTGIQINQTDNGLDDWRLAVTPLTYVRIFVELAVCAIHPFPGRIVLGYFDTKGHATEVSIDAVLSILMLMRLYLVAKLLVVHSRLLTDTSTQSLGALNKVKINTVFVFKALMSEKPGTMLVAIMCIIFVINSWALRTCEGYYHPDHEHTNFRNAMWVIAITFLTVGYGDITPNSDCGRFIAVTTGLMGVGTTALLVAVLAQKLEQTRAEKYVHNFVTRIQLDKRRKNAAADVIKNLLMLWRLKRKGNVTDYQHRRAYGKLLKAIHSMRNAKNERSMVGENAVGVIEISKGVNDVFEIVETMDTEQKDVKTRVEAMEEKLGRIDSKLDAIHQALVRK, encoded by the coding sequence ATGGCGGGGAACACACTGATTGAAGATCCGGGAATTCCCCTGGTCGGACGACGGAAAGGCAAGTTCGCCAAATACGTAGACGAAGACAGCATGAGTCAGTCAAGCAATGGCCCTCTGTCTCCAGCTGTGACGAGATTCGACAGCATCAGCTACAAGTTAAGTCGGAGAAAAAAACTTCTCAACAGACGTCGGATGATTGTAAATCTGGAGTTCACGTTAGCCATGGTTGGAATAATCTTGATGTTCGTGGAAACCGAGTTGTTCCTGAACAAAGTCTACAGTAAGCGGTCAATTGCTTCTCTTGTCATTAAATCCGGCATCTCAATCAGCACTCTCTTCCTGCTTTTTGCGGTTATTGCTTACCATGTCACCGGCATCCAAATAAACCAGACTGACAATGGCCTGGACGACTGGAGGCTTGCTGTTACGCCTCTTACGTACGTGAGGATATTCGTAGAACTCGCTGTCTGCGCTATTCATCCGTTCCCTGGTCGAATAGTCCTGGGCTATTTCGACACGAAGGGCCATGCAACAGAGGTGTCTATAGACGCCGTGCTGTCAATATTGATGCTGATGAGGCTGTATCTTGTAGCCAAGCTGTTAGTGGTCCACAGCCGACTTCTCACAGACACATCTACTCAAAGTCTCGGTGCGCTCAACAAGGTCAAGATCAACACGGTGTTTGTATTCAAAGCTCTTATGTCGGAGAAGCCAGGCACGATGCTAGTGGCTATTATGTGCATCATATTTGTCATCAACAGCTGGGCGTTACGCACCTGTGAAGGATACTACCACCCCGACCATGAACACACTAACTTCCGGAACGCTATGTGGGTGATCGCTATCACGTTCCTGACTGTTGGCTACGGCGATATAACCCCTAACAGCGACTGTGGGCGGTTTATTGCAGTTACAACCGGTCTGATGGGGGTCGGCACCACTGCTCTCTTGGTAGCTGTTTTGGCTCAGAAGCTGGAGCAGACGAGAGCTGAGAAGTACGTCCACAATTTCGTCACACGGATACAGCTGGATAAGAGGAGGAAGAACGCTGCAGCTGACGTCATCAAGAATCTGCTGATGCTGTGGAGACTCAAACGGAAGGGAAACGTCACGGACTACCAACATCGCCGAGCCTACGGAAAGCTTCTCAAAGCCATTCATTCCATGAGAAACGCCAAGAACGAGAGATCGATGGTCGGAGAAAATGCTGTGGGTGTCATAGAAATCTCCAAAGGAGTAaatgatgtttttgaaataGTTGAAACTATGGACACGGAGCAGAAGGATGTCAAGACGAGGGTGGAGGCCATGGAGGAAAAACTCGGACGAATAGACAGCAAATTGGACGCCATTCACCAGGCATTAGTTAGAAAGTGA